The genomic DNA TTCAAAAATTTCATCTCCCAAATCTAATTTAACAGGCACAGCATTCCTTAAAACATTAACTCTACCTTCCATTTCCTTAATAGACGCCACTTGAGAGAATAATGCTATTCTAGATAACAATAAAAAGATGATAGCATATAATTTTAAAATAAAATTCTCCCCCTTTTTACACTTATAGTTAATTATATCCTTTTTCAAAAGATTTTTAACTTTAATAAACATGAGAAATACATTATAATTCTAGCAGATTGCAAAAATAATGTTTTGCATTAAAATTTTTTAAATAAAAAAGCACAAAAAGGAATAAAAACTACAGTTAATGTAGTAAATATTATGTAATAAGGATATGTTTATGATGCAAAAAAGCAAATTATTATTTTTAATATTGTCTACATTTACTCTTTCTCTCATTTCATGTGAAACCCCTCCAGAAGAAAGAACATGCGGGAATTCCAAGATTTTAAAAACCTCTGTGGGGAAAGGGTAAAGTATTCATACTGTGAAAATGAATAGTTTTATGGTGTATATTCAAGTAATAAAGGTATTATGAAGAGATAAAAATATTATTGCTTAAAGGTAACTTTTTAAGTAATAAGTATTACATAATAACAAGGATGTATTTATGATGAAAAAAAGGAAATTATTATTTTTAATATTATCTACATTTACTCTTTCTCTCATTTCATGTGAAACCCCTCCAGAAGATGCTAATAGTGAAAATGCTAAAATATCAAAAAGAAAAGAAACTGGCGATGTTCAAAGAGATATTGAAGATATTAAAAATGAGGTTATAAAAGAGAGAGGAAATCTTTTTTATTCTAAAGAATTTAACGAAGCTGAAAAGATTGAAAAAGAAATGAAAGAAAAATTTAAAAAAGGGAATATTCAGGAAGGCAATGAAATTGCTATAAAAACACTCGAAAGATACAGAAATATTGCAAGAGATACAATAGAAAAAAAAGAAAAAATAAACTACCTTAAAGAAAATATTGAAAAATACTTAAATGATGCAGAGGCAAATGAAGCATACATATGGATACCATTAGAAATTGATGAAGTAAATAACTTATATTTCGAAGCAACTAGAAAGTATAAAGTGTATGATATTGAAAATTCTCTTGGTATGTATAGTAAAGCCTTTAATAAGGCTCAACAAACAGCTAAAAGAGCAAAAGAATCAAGGGCCCTTAAGGAAACAGAAGAGAGGATGTACAAACAATTAAAAGCACTTGAAGCTGCTTCTAATCTTCCTGTTTATAGCAATAGTAAGCTTATTAAACCATCTCCATGGAATGGAAGATCACTCATTAAAGATAAAGGAGAATATACAAATCTTTTACACTTGGAAGGTGGCGCTTATTTACTTGGTAAGGTTGATTTCCCATTAGTACTTGCTTATGAAGAAGAAGCTCAGGAAATAAAGAAATCAGATTCAACCAAATTTAAAACACTGCAACTTATTGAAAAATCCAGACAACTATGGGAACAAGGTCTTGAAGCTAAAAGACTAAATAATCTTAGACTTGCAAATGAACTATTCTTAGATTCTGCAAGATACTTAGAAGCTTATCAAAGCCATGCAAGTAAAGAACTCTACATAATTAAGATTGGAAATACTTTGTGGGGAATTTCTAAGAAATTATACAAAGACCCATATTTATGGCCAAAAATTTGGTTTGCAAACAGACAAAAAATACAAAATCCAGATTTAATACATAAAGATTGGAAGATAATAATTCCTTCTAAGTAAAACAAAAAAAAGAAAACAAGTTTCATGCTTGTTTTCTTTTTTCAGATCTAATAAAATTAGTTTAATAAATTTCTACAAAAGAGAATAAAGATGAAAAAATTAGTGTTACTAGGTGTTTTTTTCTTTTCTTGTTATACGGCCAATTTAGAGGAACTTACAAAAGAAACTCCCTATAGTATTTATTTAAGAGAAGCCCAAAAAGCAATGAATGTAAATGACTATCAGTCCGCTTTAAAAGTATATGAAAAAATGATTGAAAATCACAAAAAAAATACAAGCATAGTTGCCACTGGAAAATATGAAATCGCATTCATACATTATGTATTAGATAAAAAAGAAACAGCAAAAAAGTTATTTGAAGAATTAATAAAATCTGGGATAAAAAATCCCAAATGGATTCTACCTTTATCTAAAAAGATGTTAGAAAAAATAAAAAACTAAAGCTTAACGCTTTTCAACTACCCTACTGCTGAAGTAGTATTCCATAAATTGTGATGTCTTTTCTTTTGGCTGAGTCAATTACATCCTCATAAACTATAGGTCCTCTAGGATACTCATGAGGTGGAGCATCTCCTAATACAATAATAAGCCTATTCTCTGCCTTCCAATCAAACTGAGTAACAGCAGCATTAATTCCTTCAAATACCGCCTCAGGATAATCTCCCCCACCGCCTACATTAACATATTTAAGAATATTATTTAAATATTCCTTAGTATTAAAATCAAAAGATCTTGTTAGAAAATCTTCAAGATAATCCTTATAAAAAACAATACCTACCCTATAAGACTTAAATTTCTTAAGTTGAGGCTCCACTATTTCAAAAAGATGCTCCTTTAAAATTTCAATATGACTCTTCATGCTCTCAGTAGCATCAATAACAAAAACAAGATCTAACTCAGCAAGTGAATCTTCTGTCCTTTCTAAAATATCCTTTATCTTTTCAATAGTATCTATTCCCTTATTTGCAACAATAACATTATCTGAAAATCTCAAAAATGCCTCTTTTAAACCATCAATTTCTACCCTACCTTCTGTTTGAGTATCTTTAAAGAACAACTCATAAGCATTGTCTTTATATTGGCCTAAATAATCATTGTATTTCTTTTCAAAAGTCCTAATTGAAAACCAAAAAGGTTCTTTTTTTCTCTTAAGAGTTTCTAAATCAATATCACCACTTCTTGTTGAAAAATTTGGAAATCCATATTTTAATCGCTTAGGTATTAATATATGAAAAGCCTCTCCAAATTTCTTATTTGGAACCGGCGTAGAAGATGTTAGTGACAAAAGTTCTCTATTCTTAATAACTCTACCATTTAAAATTCTAATTTCATCTCCATTAATCTTGTTATAACTCAATGTTCTAAACGAATAAGTAGACACATCTTTACTCTTGTCTGGAATTTCAAAAGATTCCGTTAAAATAACAGATTTAACTCTTGGCTTTTTTCTAATAAAAAGATGAAATCCATCTTCATGAGCTTCAACATATACATCATCAATAGTAACATCCAAATAATCATCCATTAAAGAAAATAAATTAAACACAATAAGTAAGAAAATAACAAGGTAAGTTTTTTTCATATAAATTCCTACAAATAAACTAGACAAATTTATGTCCAAAATCACAAAAATTCAACAAAACTTAAAGATTATCAGCTAAACTATCATAAAATAAAATATTAGACCCAACGAATTCATTTTTAAAAACACTTCTAATGTTTAAACTAGCAAGATCTTTCCTAACACTTCTCACCATATCAACATCTCGATTTAATAGATCAAATATCCTAGAAGATTTAGTCAAATTAGCAATTCCTGAATCAAAAAGCTTACTATCTTTAACAATACCAACACCAATTCTATTACCAAGAGATGCTCTTATCTCAACAACTCCAAGGTTATTATAATGCTCAATTTCTTTTATCAATAAAGCCTTGTGATAATTGTTCTCCTTAGGTCTAAACCCTAAAATACTAGACTTTTCTACTTCTAAATTCTCTAATATTCTTACATAGTAACTCCTAGAAGCTACAAAATCACCCATTTTATAAAGAACAGACGCTATTGAACTTAAAACTTCATTATTATTTGAAAATCCAGACATATTTTCAACTTTAAACAAATAGCTTAATGCTTCCTTATAATTATTCTCCCTATAATTAAGCAATGCTACCTTATAATAAACATCCGGAGAGTTCACTCCTTCATTTATTGCCATCTTATAAGAAGAAATTGCTTCCTTATACCCTTTTAAAGATCTAAGAATATCCCCTTGCTTTTCATAAATCAAGGAAAGTTCCCTAGATCCTCTAATAAGACTATTTCTTTTATAAAAATCATAATCATTTAAGGCTAGTCCAATAATATTACTTGCTTTAAGAGAATCGTTTTGTTTTTCATAAATATCTGCCAATATTCTATAAGCTATTATTTTGTCAGCAGAATTTTCAATCAAACTTTCTTTCCTAAAACCATTTAATGCTGTTAACAAATATGCTTCTGCCTTTTTAAAATCACCTATATAATAAGAATATCTACCATTTTCAAAGAGAGCCTTATTATAATTAGGATTTTTAGTTAAAATCCTTCTAAGAATATATTCAATCTCTGAATTCAAATTGACATCATTTAAAGAATCGGAAACAGACTTTCCATCACCGGATTTAAAATTAGCAAACTCTTTATTCAATAAATTCATTTGAGCACTGAAATACTTCAAATTTCTAGACAAACTATTTATTCTCTTATTGTAAACAGTAAAATCAATATATTTATCTATCAATTTCTTAGCATACCTAGTATAAACTACCTCATCAATATCTAACCCTTCATTTGCCTTAATAAAAGAATTTACATTCTCCATTTCTCTATCAGCACCGGCCTCAATATAAGTATTAAAAAGCTTAAATAAAATTTCCTTCCTATGGCCATATTTTGTAAGCAAGATAGTATAACTATTTATACTATCCTTGTAATACTTAGGATTTGTTTGAGCCCACTGAAAATAATTATCACCCTTAGTCATTAATGCTTCATGGTCATAAAGATCATAAGATATGACCTCATCAAGAATTGAATTGGCTTCAGAATATTCACCAAGCCTCATTTTCATAGTAGCATAAGAGATATACCCATTTTTATCAAACTTCTTTCGTCTTCTCTTGGAAGCATCTCTAGAAAAAGGATCAATAGTAAATAATTCCTCGTACTTCTCCTCCGCACTATCAAAATCTCTTATGTCTTCAAAAGCCTGCGCATAAACCAAAAACCACTTATCATTAGGTCGCATATAATATGCATCCCTAAAAGTAGACTTAGCAAGATCTCTTTTATTCTCATAGATATAAGCCACGCCTTCTCTATATTTTTTATCAGATGCAACATAAAAAAACATAACATCCACTAAAAAATAAAAAGCCACAAAAGTTAAAAAAACAAAAAATAATGATATCTTAAGTAGTGGCATTAAAGCTTTAGAAATTCTATAACTAAGCTTCTGCTCAAGCCTACTAAACTCTTCTGCCTTATAATAAATAACAGGTAACTTAACAGAACGACCAACAATATCCCCAACAAACTTGGCAATAAATTTAAGTCCTTTCTTATTTTGTTCAACAAGATCAATCAATGCTTCAAGCTTATATCTAGAAATATTATCTTTCGTTAAAGCCTCAGCCACAGCAATTCTTAAATTTCTAGGATAAGAATTTAAATGCTCAAGAAATAAAGGATAATCAATTGTAAATTTACGTTCGGTATTTCCTTCTTTATCATCCTCTAAAAAGCTAAAGTCATCTGAAAGCTTAGAAAAGTCACCCTCTTCATAAATTTCAGAATTTTCACTAACAACACCAAAATCCTCATTATTAGTACCGTCTCCATTATCACTTATCTTATTAGATCCACTTAAATCATCAACCATATCATCAAGATTAAAATCATCATCAAAAATATCACTGCCATCATCTAAAGACTCTTCACTTAAATTCTTGGAATCCATTTCATCATCAAGAGACTCATTGGTATCTAATAAATCGGAATTCACTTCACCATCTGCAGCAAAATTAATTGCATCGTCTACACTAATAGAATTATCATCAAGAACTTTTTCAAGATTCTCTTCAAGCTCAGAACCCAAAACATCAAAATCATCATTTAAATCATTAAACTCAGGGTCAATCTCTAATTCTTTAGAATCTTCTAAGATTGACCCATTTTCTTCGTCCGACTTACCCTGCTCTTCACTATCAAGAGCATCAAGAATAAAATCTAAATCAAGATTATCCTCCGGTTCTTTTTCTGCATCAAGAAGAGACTCCTTTTCCTCCCAAGGTAAAATATTCTCTCTCTCATCCTTGGGAGGCTCAATATCCATGTTTATCCCAAAAGGCTCTTTTTTAGCTCTCTCATCAGAAATATTATCTAATATTTCTCTCTTAAACTCTTTTACTTTCTCTATATCAGGCATATTACAATAAAAATCCTAAATCAAATCATTATACATTTTAGTTCCTTCTTCATGAAGAACCACAAAACGTTTTTCTAAGTCATCAGCAATCCTAGAACTTAGAATTTCTTTTGTAGGCTCTAAGCCTTCCTGATCTAACTCCCTTAAGATTAAATTCTTATACTCAAACATATCTATCACTTCTGTTGAATTATAGACAAGAGTATCTTCTCTAAAAATGTCATGTGACATATTCTCATCCGATGAAACCTCAAGAATATTGCCATTAATACCAACCATCACAAAATAATCAAAAATCTTAAAATAATTCCCAATTTCTGAAATTATTTTTTTAGTCTCAGGCTTCCCTTTTCTATATCTTGTAGCTGTGGGAAAAATAAGGATAATATATCCACTACTCTTTTTATCAGAAATAAATTTCATAGAATTGGCATTAAAAATCCTTCTCTCTCTAATCCTCTCAGTATCAACCCCAATAAATGAATGCGGGGGATAAATAAATATAACACTATAACCTAAAGATAAACTTTTAACAAATAAATCATCCTTAAAAAGCTTAACACCAGCCACAGGAATAATATGGTCCGCAACTTCTCCATAATTCATCTTATTTAACAAAAACTGAAAACAAGGAAAGTCAAAATTGCTATAATGCTCCATCAATATAATTGATGACTTGCCAGATTTAGTCTTCTCATAAAGTTCCAAAATATGTTGCATACCAACAATAGTAGAACTACCCCTCAAAAGTCTTTCTATCATTTTATCAGCCAAACTCCTGCTAACAGAATTTGCTTCATGATAAGAACTACTTAAGCAATCTACATTTTCAATAGCTTTAAATTGACTAAGAAATTCATCTTCAATATCTTTAAAGTACTTATTAAAACTCTCATTCTTTATAAACATAAAACATCATCCTTTAAATTTACAGAAAAACAATACACTAACTAATTAAACAATAATCTATATCATTATACTTTATTTATTTATCAAATTAAAGTGAAATCCATTTAAGTCTTTTAGCAAAAATCATTTATAATAAAAAATACAAATAACAAAGAATTCAAGGAGAATACTTTATGAAACACAAAGTAATAATTCTTTTATCTTTTTTTGTTTTATTCTTATCCTCATGTACTAGTGATGAACACAAAGATAAAATAACATTTAGAGTTACAAATGGTGGTGAACCTACCTCACTTGATCCTCAGCTTGCTACTGATTCCGCTGGTTCTAATATCATTGCAAATATGCTCTTAGGATTAACAGTAAGAGATACACAAACTGGAGGATATAAACCAGGACTTGCTCATTCTTGGGATATTTCCGATGACGGCCTTACTTACACCTTTTATTTAAGAGAAGGGCTTGTTTGGAGTGATGGCGTGCCTATTACTGCTGAAGGGATTAGAAAATCTTATCTTAGAATCTTAAATAAGGAAACTGCTGCTCAATACGTTAGTTTGGTTAAATCTACAATAAAAAATTCACAGGATTACTTCGATGGTAAAATATCTGATTCTGAACTTGGCATTAAAGCTATTAATGACACTACTCTAGAGATAACTCTTACTAATCCAAAACCATACTTCCTTGACATGATAACTCACTCAGCTTTCATACCAGTACCAGTTCATGCTATTGAAAAACATGGGCAAAATTGGACAAATCCTGAAAACATGGTAGTAAATGGGCCTTTTAAACTAAAGGAAAGACTAGTCAACGATAAAATCGTTATTGAAAAAAATGATAAATACTATAACGCTAACAATGTTGAGATAAATGAAGTCGTTTTTTATCCAGTACAAGGGAATACTGCTTACAATATGTATATAAAAGACGAACTTGATTTCCTTACATCAATAGGAAGAGATAAGTTTGACGAAGCTAGAATTAGAGATGATTACTACTCTCACCCTTACAATGCTGCAAACTACCTAGCATTTAATACCACTGTTAAACCACTTGATAATCCAAAGGTTAGAGAAGCTTTAACTCTTGCTATTGACAGAGAAACTATAGCCCATACTATTGGTAAAGGGCGTTCAACTCCAACAAGAAACTTAACTCCACCTTTTGAAAATTATTCTTATGGAAAGGAACTCACCCTATTTGACCCTGAAAGAGCTAAGCAACTACTAGCTGAGGCTGGCTATCCTGACGGCAAGGATTTCCCTACTATTAAATACAAAACTTCAAAAAATGATGGTCCAAAATTATTCGAAGAGTTCTTACAAGAACAATTTAAAAAAATATTAAACATTAACCTTGAAATTGAAACTGAAGAGTGGACCACATTCTTAACCAGCAGAAGAATGGGTAACTACCAAATATCAGACATGGGATGGGCAGGTGATTATTCAGATCCACTAACATACCTTGAAAGTCTATTTACAACAGAAAATCACTCATTTGGTGCATATGGTTACTCAAACAAAGAATATGATGCTTTAATAAAACAATCTGACCTTGAACAAGATCCAATCAAAAGACAAGATATCTTAAGAAAAGCTGAAGAAATACTGGTAGAAAAAGACTTCCCTATTGCCCCTATTGCAATACCTAAATCATATTATCTCTTCAGAAATGATAAATGGACTGGATGGACTCCTAATGTTGCAGGTAAATATCTTTATGAAGATATAAAAGTTAAAAAATAAATAACATAAAAGTAATTATTTAAAAACCAGAATTTAAAAATTAATTATTAATTGTTTGTACCTATGAATACCATAGCTTGTAATTACATAAAGGTTAAAATTCAATCTTTTATTCAATATTGCATTACCAATTTTATACTTATATAATGCAAAATACAGTATAATCTAACTTTGAAAAAATAAAAGAAAATACAAATAACAAAGAATTCAAGGAGAACACTTTATGAAATACAAAGCAATAATTCTTTTATCTTTTTTTGTTTTATTCTTATCCTCATGTACTAGTGATGAACACAAAGATAAAATAACATTTAGAGTTACAAATGACAGTGAGCCCGATTCACTTGATCCTCAGCTTGCTACTTCTGTTCAAGCATTTAACATTTTAATAAACACATTTTTAGGACTAACCGTAAGAGATGCACAAACTGGAGGATATAAACCAGGACTTGCTCATTCTTGGGATATTTCCGATGACGGCCTTACTTACACTTTTTACTTAAGAGAAGGGCTTGTTTGGAGTGATGGCGTGCCTATTACTGCTGAAGGGATTAGAAAATCTTATCTTAGAATCTTAAATAAAGAAACTGCTGCTCAATATGTTGACATAGTTAAATCTACAATAAAAAATGCACAAGATTACTTCGATGGTAAAATATCTGATTCTGAACTTGGCATTAAAGTTATTAATAATACTACCCTAGAGATAACTCTTACTAATCCAAAACCATACTTCCTTGACATGTTAACACACCAATCATTCATGCCAGTGCCTGTTCATGCTATTGAAAAACATGGACAAAATTGGACAAATCCTGAAAACATGGTAGTAAATGGGCCTTTTAAACTAAAGGAAAAATTAGTCAACGATAAAATCGTTATTGAAAAAAATAATAAGTACTACAACGCTAACAATGTTGAGATAAATGAAGTCGTTTTTTATACAACAAATGCAAATACTGCCTACAATATGTATATAAATGACGAACTTGATTTTCTTATGAAAGTAGGAATGGAATATTTAGATGAAGCTAGAATTAGAGATGATTACTACTCTCACCCTATCAACAGAGTAACTTATGTGTCATTTAACACCACTGTTAAACCACTTGATAATCCAAAGGTTAGAGAAGCTTTAACTCTTGCTATTGACAGAGAAGCACTAAATAAGATTATTTTAAAGAATCAATCAGATCCAACAAGAAACTTAACTCCTCCCTTTGAAAATTATTCTTATGGAAAGGAACTTACCCTATTTGACCCTGAAAGAGCAAAGCAACTACTAGCTGAGGCTGGCTATCCTGACGGTAAGGATTTCCCTACTCTTAAATACAAAACTTCAAAGCGTGATGGAATGGGGATAACTGCAGAGTTTTTACAAGAACAATTAAAAAAAACATTAAACATTAACCTTGAAATTGAAACTGAAGAATGGACCACATTCTTAAACAGCAGAAAAATAGGTAACTATCAATTGTCATATATGGGATGGGCAGGTGATTATTCAGATCCACTAACATTCCTTGAAAGCCTATTTACAACAGAAAATCACACATTTGGAACATATGGTTACTCAAACAAAGAATATGATGCTTTAATAGAACAATCTGACCTTGAACAAGACCCAATCAAAAGACAAGATATCTTAAGAAAAGCTGAAGAAATACTGGTAGAAAAAGACTTCCCTATTGCCCCTATTTCAATACCTAAATCATATTATCTCTTCAGAAATGATAAATGGACTGGATGGACTCCTAATGTTGCAGAATTTTACAGCTATGAAGATATAAAAGTTAAAAAATAAATAAAACATAAAAGTCATTAATTTAAAAATTTAGGATTAGTGATAAAATCTACATAAGTATAAAGACCACTTTTATGACATAGGTTATAAAAGTGGTCTCTTCATTTGATTCAAGATTTTAAAAATCTATTGCAAATAATATCTAATCATCCTTTTTATCTTGATATAGTTTCACTTTATCACATAACCATTTATGATAGAATATCAAATCTTTTATGATTTTTAATTAATTAGAATTAACTTTAATAAGAAGGAGATTAAAATTGATGAAATTTAAACAATATGTGCTTATGGCGCTTTTCATAACCGCAATCCTATCTTGTACTAAGGAAGCTAGCAAAGACATTATATCTTTTAAAATCAGCCTGGGGGGGGAGCCTAAATCAATAGACCCTCAGCTTGCTGAAGACACAGTGGGAGCAACTATAATTGAGCAAATGTTTAGGGGAATCGTAGATGCTGATTCACAAACTGGAGGATATAAACCAGGACTTGCTCATTCTTGGGATATCTCCGATGATGGTCTTATTTACACTTTTCATTTAAGAGAGGGGCTCGTTTGGAGTGATGGTGTGCCTATTACTGCTGAAGGGATTAGAAAATCTTATCTTAGAGTCTTAAATAAAGAAACTGCTTCTCAATATGTTGGCATGGTTAAATCTACAATAAAAAATGCACAGGATTACTTCGATGGTAAAGTATCTGATTCTGCTCTTGGTGTTAAAACTATTAATGACACTACTCTAGAGATAACTCTTACTAATCCAAAACCCTACTTCCTTGACATGTTAGTACACCAAACATTCATACCAGTGCCTGTTCATGTTATTGCAAAACATGGTAGTAATTGGACAAATCCTGAAAATATGGTAGTAAGTGGTCCTTTTAAACTAAAACACAAGATTTTAAATGAAAAAATCGTTATTGAAAAAAATGACAAATACTATAATGCTGGTCATGTTGAGGTAGATGAAATAGTTTTTTATACAATAAACAACAGCACAACTTCCTATAGAATGTATGAAAATGACGAACTTGATGCGCTAACAACTGCATCTATTCCACCTAGTTTAATAAAAGAAATAAAACTCAGAAATGACTATTATG from Borrelia turcica IST7 includes the following:
- a CDS encoding peptide ABC transporter substrate-binding protein; translation: MKFKQYVLMALFITAILSCTKEASKDIISFKISLGGEPKSIDPQLAEDTVGATIIEQMFRGIVDADSQTGGYKPGLAHSWDISDDGLIYTFHLREGLVWSDGVPITAEGIRKSYLRVLNKETASQYVGMVKSTIKNAQDYFDGKVSDSALGVKTINDTTLEITLTNPKPYFLDMLVHQTFIPVPVHVIAKHGSNWTNPENMVVSGPFKLKHKILNEKIVIEKNDKYYNAGHVEVDEIVFYTINNSTTSYRMYENDELDALTTASIPPSLIKEIKLRNDYYASAINGLYYFSFNTTIKPLDNPKVREALTLAIDRETITEKVIENSSIPTRRISPNFNNYSYGKELKLFDPERAKQLLAEAGYPNGMGFPKLKLKYNTNENHKKICEFIQNQWSVTLNINIELENEEWTTYLTNRQNGNYEIARGGWLGDYSDPLAFLSLFQKEFSHFTSYKYFNKEYENLINKSDLEQDPMKRQDILRKAEEIIIEKDFPVAPLYIYAGNYLFNNDKWTGWTPNILERFDFSELKRIK